Proteins found in one Planococcus citri chromosome 2, ihPlaCitr1.1, whole genome shotgun sequence genomic segment:
- the LOC135835222 gene encoding uncharacterized protein LOC135835222, with product MPNCAIFGCKTSSSNAKERRLKLFSFPKHIETRLKWISACKKPYKFNENNARICSKHFPEEAFEKPLIQRMLNYSPTNSRKLKLDAFPTKYLPPFAESEVKIEILCNEIENIPMDEAETTTTETDPLELDATTNANDDGTKNDSTSALERPSSSSDDDSKKISKDARIAYETLMSTYQKFFTENEELKIKNKALKIECDKHKKLYEKRLQENIKLRQRNRALFNETSKLKNRLKKYEQNSGSEPVTDVMPCATVLATVCREVKSEKADVKYAKKK from the exons ATGCCGAACTGTGCGATCTTTGGATGCAAGACTTCGTCGAGCAACGCTAAAGAACGACGATTGAAATTATTCAGTTTTCCTAAACATATAGAAACTCGTCTAAAATGGATTTCAGCGTGTAAAAAACCTTATAAATTTAATGAGAATAATG CTCGAATATGTTCAAAGCATTTCCCCGAAGAAGCGTTCGAGAAACCGCTAATTCAAAGGATGTTGAATTATTCGCCGACTAATTCTCGTAAACTCAAGTTGGATGCATTTCCTACTAAGTATTTACCTCCTTTCGCCGAAAGTGAAGTCAA AATCGAAATATTATGCAACGAAATCGAAAACATCCCGATGGATGAAGCAGAAACAACGACGACGGAAACCGACCCATTGGAATTGGACGCCACCACTAACGCCAACGACGACGGTACCAAAAATGACTCAACATCGGCTCTCGAAcgaccatcatcatcatcggaCGACGATTCTAAGAAAATCAGCAAAGATGCTCGTATCGCCTACGAAACGTTGATGTCAACGTATCAGAAATTCTTCACCGAAAACGAAGAACTCAAGATAAAgaataaagctttgaaaatcgaatgcgataaacataaaaaattatacgagAAACGATTGCAAGAAAACATTAAACTTAGACAACGGAATAGAGCTTTATTCAACGAAACCAGCAAGTTGAAGAATAGATTGAAGAAATACGAACAAAATTCCGGATCTGAGCCTGTTACCGATGTGATGCCCTGTGCTACTGTTTTAGCTACTGTGTGTCGCGAAGTCAAATCTGAAAAAGCTGACGTCAAATATGCTAAAAAGAAGTGA